Genomic DNA from Corylus avellana chromosome ca4, CavTom2PMs-1.0:
TGTAGTGTCGCCACGACAGGTTATTTTTTGACGGGGCAACACtccaacgtcagaaaattagggtttttttttttaaatttattttttttccccccgaTTTGTTTCCTGGGTTTTTTGCTTCCTGATTTGCTTCCCCTGATTCAACGAGCTTCCAGATTTGCTTcctcaaaaacaattcaaaaatgcaaatttttgttttctgggttttttgcTTCctcaaaaacaacaacaacaaaaatgttGTTGTAGGacaaataaacaacaaaaattggCACTaggacaaaaacaatttttacagAATCTAGGATGGAACTATATCCTTCCTGATTTGCTTACAATTGGCAATTTCATAGGATGGAACTAGGACAAAAATGCAACTGATTAgtctacaatttttttctttcctgatTTGTCTACAATTGGCAATTTCATAGGATGGAACTAggacaaaaacaacaaaaatgagTATAGAAATTCAGTCATGTTGGCAATTCGAAAATGAGTACAGCCATGTTGCATTTGGTATGTACAGAAATTCAGTTACATATAATTCGACATTCAGATCTATCAacataagaaataaatagaTACAGTCATGGAATAACTGGTAAGTCATTAAGTTAGTTCCACAATTATATTACGATATATGTCAaaccaaaatggaaaacaaaatccaaccaaACTAATGCGTCCTATATGACTAGGTTAGACTTGGCAATATGCAAATGCCATAATATACTGGCAACATCCATGAGCTTCTCATACCGCTATTTCCAAAGGCTTCCCAGATAGCTTAATGTATACTAGCAACAACATCCATGAGCTTCTTCACAATCTGCAGTAAGaaataaattcgaaaaaatgTTACTctacaaagagaaacaaatactCTACTCTATCCTGTGGAAGACAAGACTGAATAAATACTCTACTTTAAAGTAGAAACTTTCCTCCATGACCTACCACAGAATCTTATGTTATAAATAGGTATTTATTGTCAAACACATctatttcacaaacaacaagaaAACCTAACCAAAAGTAGcagtttaatttataaattgaagcataaattACCTTCAAGAACATAGAAGTAAATTGATAATTGATATTTTCTACCGGTACCCAAATATCATAATTTGTCCTCTTCATAAAGAATAGCAAGTGCTCATAGTTACAAGAGGCCCAACCTATTAAACATCAAACGATATTTTGACTAAACATCCATCAAATGCAActtactatttatcatataGACATAATTATATGTATCACAAACATGCAGTCAATACGTCAATCATATAcaaccaaactatatatatgttacaaCGAATATAAACaatgacaaaatatataatatgtttaccAATACGTCAATCAATCAAGACGTCAATCAACTAGACATtaacaacatatataatatgtttaccAACAACGAACTCACAGACAATGCTCAATCTAGGTCGATAGCTTCCTCATTCGACAACTTCTCCGCAGCACCTGGAGATGATAAAACAATCAACCAAGAAGCAATAAGTACTTTTCTTATCAGGATCCTAGGCGAAACACAACAAAGGGCACCCAAACAACTTTAACATATATGctaaccaaaatgacattattataatagaacaaaaaatGCAATACCTAcaattataaatcatcatcaatgttacgtatatatatatatatatatattccgacTGAAAAATAATATCCTTCTAGAATTAAACGCAAACACAATGCCAACGTTTAGtagtataaataataacaaacattaCCGAGGTCACTATCaataataacaacataaaaaacaatactaaTTCCAATCAAATGTATCACcaaaccaatgaagaacaaaacattttgcaacaagagtgtccatatatatatatcatattcaAGAAAGcttaaagcaaaaaaaacaaattgcattaCCTGGTGCATTCCCCACCGACGATTTCACCACCAAACGGGCTGGAGATTCTTTGCCTGACACATCTTTAACTCGAGTCATACCGGATAAGGGCCTCGACTTCAACATGGCCTCAAGTTGACGAAAACGTGCCTCGTAAAAAGTGTTCATATTAGCCTCGTTGTCAGCTAGCCGCACAGCAACCTGCTGATCAACCTGCACACGCTGTGCATCTAACAGCGCAGCTATCTCCGCCCTGTGCCTCTCCCGTTCAGCTTGCTGCACCGCTGCCTGCTCAGCTAGCTGCGCTGTTGCCTGCTCAGCTAGCTGCGCCGCTGCCTGCTCTCACTGTGTCTGTAACTGCGCCTTTGCCTGCTCTCGCTGTGTCTCTAGCAGCGCATCCATCTCCTGCTTGTGCTTCTCCCGCTCAACTTGTAGTGCAGCTTCTATCATTTCTGGGACATCAGAGCTCTTGGAAGGTTGTGAGCGTGGCGCGACTGGTCTATAGTACGAGTGTATGCTGCCGCGCACAGGTAGTATACCGGCTCCAACCTGGCGAACCCGACCAGCATACTCTGGCTTATTGCCCAGCCCCTGTGTGTACGCATCGTCGGGCGCCCACCGTACGGTGCCCTCGGTTACAGATTTTGCAGTAGCAGGGTCAGTGGGAAGCaactccttcatcctctcctatATGGTACACATTAAAAATAAGCAATTAGAAATACAACCATCAAATTTCACCCAGGCAAAATCATACCCAAACTTGTTAAAAATCATAGAAAGAAACCAATCATTCAAAGGTCAATACTTTACCACTAAATCAACTTCccatacacaaaaaaaaaaaaaaaaaagagaagagaaagaagcaaTAGCAATACCCAATCACTAACCTGAGTAAGCAGTATCCAACAATAGCTATTTTAGTTTGTTGCTCAGCTTCTCCCTCTATCTCAGCAACTTTTGTCGGATCTTCGTGGTTTTCACTCTGTTCAGTTGATCCGTCGCCGGTGGTCTTAAATCCGTCAAGATCGCCGCCATTAGGTCACCGGCGCGCCGCCACGCTTCGGCCAAAGGTCTACGCGTGGGCTTCACACGCCAGTCAACCATCCTGGCACATGAGATGCATGCGCCTGAAACCCTAATTAGGGCTTGGCGTGTGTGATGCACGCGCCTCATGCGGCTGCCAGCCCCTGGCGCGTGTACCACATGCGCCAGTCAGTCCTCTCTTCCTTTAGATGACACATGTCCTCCAGAGAGCCCTCCACGTCAGCCCTAGCTCCTCTGCCACGTGTCATCtctgaggggaaaaaaaaatcatatccgGATCCAAGATCTCCAACCCGATCCAAAACCGGTTCTAACCGGGTCATCGGGATCTAAATTGGTCCAAATCGGGTCAATTTCGGATCCATCCAAGTCATCCGACCCGATCCAAAACCGGTTCCAACCGGGTCATCGGGCTCAAATCGGATCTCCCCAACCCGGTCCAATATCGGTCCTAAACAGGGTCACCGGGTCGAGCTCTCCAAACTGGTCAAAATTTGTCAATCCGATCCATCAGGTTAGACCTGGTTATATAATTTCGGGTCAACCATTTTAGTGGTCAATGGGTTTTGGCCAACTTTGGCACATGTAACTGGCCCAATAGACTCAAGTCTCAAGCCCAAAATATTGTGTCCAATCCATCCCAATGGATTCAAATCTCAAGCCCAACATTTTGGGTCCAACAGCCACCATCAGGCACCAGCTGCCACTACCTTCCATCCACTGCCTCTGGCCGCCCAACTCCAGCCACCTCCGGCAACTTTTCCTGCGgacctaaaaaaagaaaaaaaaaaaatcccttctttttcccaaaccttgagtttgaggggggatatTAGAGTATTTTTATGAAATCACCTGGATCCAAGCTTTTCAACTTGATCCAATGGGTTAGAACCAGGTACTGCCACCACCAGCTGCCATCCACCGCCTCCGGCCACCCAACTCCGGCCACGCTCCGGTggccaaaaatatatatatattcctttatATTTCCAACCTCAATTTTATACATTGAGTTTGAAGGgggatgttaaaatattttatatattattttagggtttattgtcttttctattagggtttattctctaccttaattaatatatagttacttgcctatcactcatagcctctaTATAAATAGAGGCATCTGTATTCATTCATACAATATACTattcaatacaatgtagtctattatatcttccactctctctcttctctctctctttcttccgctccccacaatatatttaacaaatacaatatcttaatttcatttgatgACCACTTGTTTAGACCATAATGCACAATGTACTTTATTTCATCTCTTAAATCACTAGCTAGGATCTCAACTATGTTACAATGATGTTGTCTTGTTAGCTGATATGAAATAGGTGTACAGAGTAACATTACTAGGATTACAATGATGCTAGGATTTATTGTAAGTAATATGGCCACCTGACTTGGCTTGACTAGTTGACTTCTTCTCTCCGATGAAGCCAAGCCAGGTCAGGTCAGGTCATCACGTAAATGATTGTTGAATTAATCATTGTCATGAACATTGCTTATACTTTTCTAATAAATGTTTAGGTAAAATCTATTTaatcccctcaaattaccaccccaatgacaatctaccatataaactatcaattgcgacaatttaccctccaaactaccaaaacaatgacaatgtaccccaatttttttttaaaaaaatgatgaaattaaccttactaaaataaaaataaaaatactaaattttattttttttttcaaatttttaaggatatttttgtcttattgaaaattttgtaggggtaatttcgtcattttgctaatATTGGGGGTACAtggtcattgttttggtagtttgaggagtaaattgtcgtaattgatagtttgggggataGATTATAATTGGGGTAGTattttgagggggttaagtaaaCTTTACTTTAAATGTTTAGactttgataatttttttcttcttcccttttaaTTGTTGGGGTTAGAGGGAAGTGTGAAGTGTTTTGCATTAGATCTTGTTCTTGAATTCCTAAAACCTGATTTACTTGCTGGTTCTTACTTCTTAGAATTAGCGTCCTCTGGTTTTGTGTCCTTTCTATTTGCATGCTTTTTCAAGTCAGATAATTTAGAAGCGAAAAGTGGAAGAAACGGAGAGACCTATGACGAGGAGGATGATCAAATTAAAGGTGAAAATGCGGGCGAATAATAATATTCGCATTCACTATccacacttatatatatatatatatatatatatatatatattaaattcacTAAATTGACGTTGTTTTGGATTTGCCTTTAGGTTATGTTAGTTTTTTATTACTTTCATCTCAAAGTTATACATCATGCCTCATAGCcacactttctcttttttctttttctttttttcaattcatattaaaaagaaagaaaaaaaaaaaaaacctaaaaaatagtGGGTGGTGAGCACCTAGTGATggaaatggatcctctccattttaaatgaaatggagaggagccatTTAGGCAAAAATGTGGGACAATTGAGACAATATTGTTCCCATCTTGTAAGATAAGGACAACTATGAACCCATGATTCAGTTAATTTCTGGTATTTTCTATTTGCATGCTTCTTTGCTTAGCTGTTTTGAATACTTTttataatccaatccaatccttACATCATCCCAACAACTGAAAAATTACTTTCAGAGCATAAATCGtgattatccaaaaaaaaaaaaaaaaaaaaaaggggggggagGTGGTAATGGAGCTaatttttcgatttttttttaaggaggcAATAATGGCAGAATGTCGTTATTGAATCTTCTTGAACTGGGTATgggcatgttaaaaaaaaaaaagtttttttattttttttttagaaaaaatgtaAATGACTATGGGCATGACATCTAAGTGGAAGTTGCCTACTATAACATCAACCTGATACTGATAGGGATGAATCGGATGATGTTGGGAAAAGGGGACGAGACGACTTGACTTGAGCTGCCTTGAGGTGAGATAAGGAAAAGGGCATTAGACGACTTGACTTGAACTGAGATAAAAACAAGGAGCGGTGGAGATTTGGATAACCCAATTTCGACGAAATTTCTGGGCATACCTTGAAAGGGAAATGCGGATGAATCGGATGATGTTGGGAAAAGGGAACGAGACGACTTGACTTGAGGTGAGATAAGGAAAAGGGCATGAGACGACTTGACTTGAAGTGAGATAGAAACAAGGAGTGGTGGAGATTTCGAtaagaggaatgatagggacccaacttttttgcccaacaaaagtctaacttttgccttatttatttttaaaaaataaaataaaataaaaaatggaaaaaatgtttgaagcaaccctatctattttttgtctttcttatatttggtatttttttaaaaatgaaaaatggtatttttttcataataatgtcatttttttcaagaaaatgtcattattatgaagaaaaatactatttttcattttttaaaaaatattaaataaaagaaaggccaaaaatatatagggttgattcagacattttttccattttttattttgttttttttagaaaaaaaataaagggtaaaagttggacttttgttgggcaaaaaagttgggcctttagcatttctctttcgaTAAACACAATTTCGACGAAATTTCTGGGCATACCTTGAAAGGGAAATGCTTTTTCTGCATTCTGcccaccatctccccaccatctcttctccCTATAAAGGCTCCGATCATTCACCTCCATGGCTCCATGTAAGCTTATCTAAGAGCTAAACAAAATTCAGTACAAAATATTATCATGGGTTTATCACCTTCTCTCTTTGCCTCCATGCGCTTCCTTCTTTCACTGTTGTTGTTTTATCTTATACTGTTTTCTGCCTCATTTTCTTTTGTGCAGCCAGTGTGCCATGATGATGAGAGCTTTGCCTTGTTGAAATTCAAGGAAAGCTTTACCATCAATCAATCTGCCTCTGCTTGTTCGAAGGTTTCGTCGTGGAAGCCTGAAAGCGGCGATTGCTGCAGGTGGGATGGTGTTAAGTGCAATGCGGACACGAGTCATGTGATTAGTCTCGACCTCAGCAGCAGCTGTCTTTATGGTTCTATCAACTCCACTAGCAGTCTCTTTCAGCTGGTTCACCTCCAGAGCCTTAATCTTGCCGAAAATCACTTTAATTTTTCTCGTATTCCAACTGCTTTTAGACAGCTTTCGAGGCTAACAAACCTTAATCTCTCTGCCTCTGCATTCTCTGGCCAAATTACTTCCAAAGTTTTAGAGCTTTCTAACTTAATTTCCCTAGATCTGTCATACAATCCATTGAAGCTCCAAAAGTCCGGCCTCAAAAGTATAGCTCAGAAATTAACAAACTTGAAAGAACTAGATCTTAGTGGGGTTGACATATCATCCACTGTACCCAATATCTTTGCAAACTTCTCTACTTTAACATCTCTATTTCTGAGAGACTGTGGCTTACACGGTGAGTTTCCCATTGAAATTTTCCATTTACCCAATCTTCAGTATCTTCTTGTGGGACATAATACATACCTCACTGGCAGTCTGCCAGATTTTAACAAAAGTAGCCCCCTCCAATATCTAGGACTTACTGGGACGAGTTTCTCTGGTGAGTTACCAAATTCAATTTGTAACCTTAAGTCATTATATTATTTTGCTGCTGGAAACTGCAATTTCTCTGGACCATTACCGTCTTCACTTGGAAACCTTACCCAACTAATCTTGCTCAACCTATATGTAAACAGGTTGCATGGTTCAATTCCACAGTCAATATTTAGGCTTGTGAATCTTGAAAATCTCAATCTATTTTCTAATCGCTTGAGTGGCACTGTGGAATTTGACTTGTTTCTAAAACTCAAAAACCTCAAGTCACTCCAATTATCCGGCAACAATATTTCTTTGCTTATAAAGCCTGCATGTACCAACGcaacttttccaaaatttgaaattttaactctaAGTTCCCTTGGCTTGAGTGAGTTCCCTGATTTTCTAAGGAACCAAGATGAGTTGGGGCTGTTGGATCTTTCTCACAACAAAATTCATGGCCAAATTCCAAAATGGATGTTGAATTTAAGCAAAAATACCCTTTGGGCCTTAGATCTAGGTTTCAACTCTCTAATTGGTTTTGATAAACTTCCAGTTATTCTCCCTTGGACTAATCTACAATATCTCAGCCTTGATTCTAACAAACTTCGAGGGTCACTCCCAATCCCCCCACTTTCCGTCATTAGTTATTCGGTCTCAAACAACAATTTGACAGGAGAAATCCCACACTTGATGTGCAATCTAAGTTCAATTGCTTTTCTTGATTTGTCAAGTAATTACTTGAGTGGCTTGCTTCCGCAATGTTTAGGCAACTTGAGTGATTCTCTTGTATTTCTAAATCTACATGACAATAACTTTCATGGAACCATTCCTCAAATATTTGTAGAAGGAAACAAATTGAGGATGATTGATTTTAGCCAAAATCGACTACAGGGGGGTTTACCAAGATCATTGGCCAATTGTACCATGCTTGAAGCTCTTAATCTGGGACACAATCAGATGAATGatacttttcctttttggcTGGGCATTCTTCCGAAGTTGAGTGTTCTCATTTTGCGATCTAGTGGAATCTATGGTGCAATGAGGAATCCTAATagaaattttgattttccaAACATACGCATCATTGACCTCGCTAGTAATGATATTACTGGTAAGTTGCCCTCTCAATACTTCAAAAATTGGAAAGCCATGCAAGTCGGTCATGTTAAGGGCTTAGTGTATATGCAAGCAAATGGTACGTCCACAACACCAATGGGCAAATGAGATTTACTAACAAAGGCTCGGAGAGAGTATACGAGAAAATCTCAAATGTCCTTAAAGCTATTGATCTCTCGAGCAATAGATTTGAAGGAGAAATTCCAGAAGTCGTGGGGTATTTGAAAGGACTTCAATTGCTTAACCTTTCCAATAACCTTTTCACAGGTCATATCCCTTCTTCCTTGGTGAACTTAAAAGAGCTAGAAGCATTGGACTTTGCTCAAAACAAGTTGTCTGGTGTAATCCCTTTGCAACTCGTGCAACTCACTTTCCTCTCATTGTTTAACGTCTCCCATAATCATCTCACAGGGCCTATACCACATG
This window encodes:
- the LOC132178289 gene encoding receptor-like protein 7; amino-acid sequence: MLFLHSAHHLPTISSPYKGSDHSPPWLHPVCHDDESFALLKFKESFTINQSASACSKVSSWKPESGDCCRWDGVKCNADTSHVISLDLSSSCLYGSINSTSSLFQLVHLQSLNLAENHFNFSRIPTAFRQLSRLTNLNLSASAFSGQITSKVLELSNLISLDLSYNPLKLQKSGLKSIAQKLTNLKELDLSGVDISSTVPNIFANFSTLTSLFLRDCGLHGEFPIEIFHLPNLQYLLVGHNTYLTGSLPDFNKSSPLQYLGLTGTSFSGELPNSICNLKSLYYFAAGNCNFSGPLPSSLGNLTQLILLNLYVNRLHGSIPQSIFRLVNLENLNLFSNRLSGTVEFDLFLKLKNLKSLQLSGNNISLLIKPACTNATFPKFEILTLSSLGLSEFPDFLRNQDELGLLDLSHNKIHGQIPKWMLNLSKNTLWALDLGFNSLIGFDKLPVILPWTNLQYLSLDSNKLRGSLPIPPLSVISYSVSNNNLTGEIPHLMCNLSSIAFLDLSSNYLSGLLPQCLGNLSDSLVFLNLHDNNFHGTIPQIFVEGNKLRMIDFSQNRLQGGLPRSLANCTMLEALNLGHNQMNDTFPFWLGILPKLSVLILRSSGIYGAMRNPNRNFDFPNIRIIDLASNDITGKLPSQYFKNWKAMQVGHVKGLVYMQANGTSTTPMGK
- the LOC132178290 gene encoding putative receptor like protein 25, producing the protein MRFTNKGSERVYEKISNVLKAIDLSSNRFEGEIPEVVGYLKGLQLLNLSNNLFTGHIPSSLVNLKELEALDFAQNKLSGVIPLQLVQLTFLSLFNVSHNHLTGPIPHGNQFDTFPNSSFIGNSELCGSPLSKKCENSEDSPPPPSTFEENQNSLSSFEFDWKVVVIGYGCGFIVGLLVGQIVIKHDWVMKTFAIGQPTRRMAIWRGYIN